In Quercus robur chromosome 10, dhQueRobu3.1, whole genome shotgun sequence, a genomic segment contains:
- the LOC126704416 gene encoding pentatricopeptide repeat-containing protein At3g02650, mitochondrial-like, translated as GFPKRLFICQNPRFYSQTSTKPTDSEESSVGFVENGDTQLENSEIHGVSKQGLVGIDENRDTQSDSFVPGDGDEIFGVSDQSGDSQFDTFATGEENGDEKEEVYEINVEQLENVLSLLQSSVDGSLESALDDMGLTLHEEFVVKVLETPLVLGENLIRFFKWGLKKKSEFKVTTCVVDVLVWAICRELKKKDAYALWDLIKEIGEKENGVLNVEILNQLIALLSKLGKGKASLEVFNKFGDFGCVPNVDTYYFTIEALSRRSMFGWAWSVCEKMLDEGSLPENEKVGKIISWLCKGRKAKDAHSVYLFAKEKNQITPRSSVNFLISSLCREDETVKLALEMLDDFSGGARKYAIKPFSTVIHGLCRMKDVDGAKQLLSKMITEGPPPGNVVFNSIISGYSKAGDLGEAIQIKKLMESRGLKPDVYTYTVIMSGYTNGGQMEEACKLLSEAKKKHSKLTPMTYHTLIRGYCKLEEFDKALKLLAEMKDFGVQPNVDDYNKLIQSLCLKALDWEPAEKLLEEMKEKGLHLNGITKGLIRAVKEMEEEELVLSS; from the coding sequence GGTTTTCCCAAAAGATTATTTATTTGCCAAAACCCCAGGTTCTACTCTCAGACCTCAACAAAACCCACTGATTCTGAGGAGTCCTCAGTGGGTTTTGTTGAAAATGGTGATACCCAGTTGGAGAATTCTGAGATTCATGGGGTTTCTAAGCAAGGTTTAGTTGGTATTGATGAAAATAGGGATACCCAGTCGGATAGTTTTGTCCCTGGGGATGGGGATGAGATTTTCGGGGTCTCAGACCAATCTGGTGATTCCCAGTTTGATACTTTTGCCACTGGGGAGGAAAATGGGGATGAAAAGGAGGAGGTTTATGAGATTAATGTGGAGCAGTTGGAGAATGTGTTGTCGTTATTGCAGAGTAGTGTTGATGGGTCTTTAGAGTCAGCTCTTGATGACATGGGTTTGACTCTACATGAGGAGTTTGTGGTGAAAGTTCTGGAAACCCCACTTGTTTTGGGTGAGAATTTGATTAGGTTTTTCAAGTGGGGTTTAAAGAAGAAATCTGAGTTTAAGGTGACTACCTGTGTGGTGGATGTGCTAGTGTGGGCAATTTGTCGTGAACTTAAGAAGAAAGATGCATATGCTTTGTGGGATTTGATTAAGGAGATAGGTGAGAAAGAGAATGGTGTGTTGAATGTGGAGATTCTCAATCAGTTGATAGCTTTGTTATCGAAATTGGGAAAAGGGAAGGCGAGTTTGGAGGTATTTAACAAGTTTGGGGATTTTGGGTGTGTCCCAAATGTTGATACATATTATTTCACGATTGAAGCACTATCTAGGCGATCAATGTTTGGCTGGGCTTGGTCTGTTTGTGAAAAGATGCTTGATGAGGGAAGTTTGCCTGAGAATGAGAAAGTGGGTAAGATCATATCTTGGCTTTGTAAGGGGAGGAAGGCTAAGGATGCCCATTCAGTATATTTATTTGCGAAGGAGAAGAACCAAATTACTCCTCGATCTTCTGTTAATTTTTTGATCAGTTCACTCTGTAGAGAGGATGAAACTGTGAAATTGGCTTTGGAGATGTTGGATGATTTTTCAGGAGGAGCACGGAAATATGCAATTAAGCCGTTTTCTACTGTCATTCATGGTTTGTGTAGGATGAAAGATGTCGATGGGGCAAAACAGTTGCTTTCTAAGATGATCACAGAGGGTCCGCCCCCTGGAAATGTAGTTTTCAATTCAATTATCAGTGGATATTCCAAGGCTGGGGATCTGGGAGAAGCTATACAGATTAAGAAGCTGATGGAGAGTAGGGGATTGAAACCGGATGTGTACACATATACTGTCATCATGAGTGGTTACACAAATGGTGGTCAGATGGAGGAGGCTTGTAAACTCTTGTCAGAAGCAAAAAAGAAGCATTCTAAACTGACCCCTATGACTTACCATACACTCATTCGTGGGTATTGTAAACTTGAAGAGTTTGACAAGGCTTTGAAGTTGTTGGCTGAGATGAAGGATTTTGGCGTTCAACCTAATGTTGATGATTACAATAAGTTGATCCAATCTCTTTGTCTAAAGGCTTTAGATTGGGAACCAGCAGAGAAGCTGCTagaggaaatgaaagagaaaggaTTGCACCTCAATGGAATCACAAAGGGTCTCATAAGAGCAGTCAAGGAGATGGAAGAGGAGGAGCTAGTGCTGAGTTCATAA